One segment of Candidatus Nitrospira nitrosa DNA contains the following:
- the hisG gene encoding ATP phosphoribosyltransferase: MLTIALSKGKLIESALDLFRRAGYAIAGLSAESRRLIFVSPEHDMTFLIVRPSDVPTYVEYGGADAGIVGKDVLMEQESDVYEPLDLGFGACRIAVAALQGEEAGVRLSPKVRIATKYPRISERYFNARGIPVEIIKLYGSIELAPVVGLADRIVDLVETGSTLKAHDLMEVEVIARSTARFIVNRASLRLKQEPLMTLIRNLRAVVPSQRMLSDSGRPMTLQTGKKKMVRS; the protein is encoded by the coding sequence ATGTTGACGATTGCGCTGTCAAAAGGAAAGCTTATCGAGTCTGCGCTGGATCTCTTTCGACGAGCTGGCTATGCAATTGCTGGGCTTTCTGCGGAGAGCCGGCGGCTGATCTTCGTCAGTCCGGAGCATGATATGACCTTTCTCATTGTTCGTCCAAGCGACGTGCCGACTTATGTGGAGTACGGTGGGGCGGACGCCGGCATTGTCGGGAAAGACGTATTGATGGAACAGGAAAGTGACGTATACGAACCATTGGATTTAGGGTTCGGAGCGTGTAGAATCGCCGTCGCGGCTCTCCAGGGTGAAGAGGCGGGTGTTCGATTGTCACCGAAGGTTCGGATTGCGACGAAATACCCACGGATCAGCGAGCGCTATTTTAATGCGCGCGGGATTCCGGTTGAGATCATCAAACTCTATGGTTCAATTGAGCTTGCGCCGGTCGTCGGCTTGGCCGATCGGATTGTTGATTTGGTCGAAACCGGCAGCACTCTGAAGGCCCATGATTTGATGGAAGTGGAAGTGATTGCCCGATCGACCGCTCGGTTTATCGTCAATCGGGCGAGTCTGCGTCTGAAGCAGGAGCCGCTGATGACCTTGATTCGGAACCTCCGTGCCGTGGTCCCGAGTCAACGGATGCTATCCGATAGCGGTCGTCCAATGACTCTCCAGACAGGCAAGAAAAAGATGGTTCGTTCATGA
- the prmC gene encoding peptide chain release factor N(5)-glutamine methyltransferase: MSDSQAVGKLLVNAQQILEGAGIANAAQEARWLLAYALEMKYHELASRTERSVTTEQLARVMSVVRRRESREPLQYILGSQEFCGLDFSVTPAVLIPRPETELLIQETVREGRFAEGAVLVDVGTGSGCVAVTLATILDGMRIFALDCSHDAVKLAKGNADRHGVGDKIIWLEGDLLSPLKGCVGVGPVDAILSNPPYIAEADWAGLQPEVRDYEPRGALLAGPQGIEFHERLIHDSKEFLAPGGLLVMELGQNQAPLVRRAVEEAKGYTGLQTVEDEAGIERVFIARRACEGPSHG; the protein is encoded by the coding sequence ATGTCAGACTCACAGGCTGTCGGGAAGTTACTCGTCAACGCACAGCAGATATTGGAAGGTGCAGGGATTGCGAACGCCGCGCAGGAAGCGCGGTGGCTGCTGGCCTATGCCTTAGAGATGAAGTACCATGAGTTAGCCAGTCGGACAGAACGGTCGGTAACGACGGAGCAACTCGCACGTGTGATGTCGGTGGTGCGTAGGCGGGAGTCGCGAGAGCCGCTCCAGTATATCTTGGGGTCGCAAGAGTTTTGTGGACTCGACTTCTCTGTGACTCCGGCTGTGTTGATCCCTCGTCCAGAAACAGAGCTTCTTATTCAAGAAACGGTGAGGGAGGGCAGATTCGCGGAGGGTGCCGTGCTGGTGGATGTCGGAACAGGTTCCGGTTGTGTGGCTGTGACGCTGGCGACCATCCTCGACGGCATGCGAATTTTTGCGCTGGATTGCTCGCACGATGCAGTAAAGCTTGCAAAGGGAAACGCGGACCGACATGGAGTTGGCGACAAGATTATCTGGCTGGAGGGGGATCTTCTCTCTCCATTGAAGGGATGCGTTGGTGTAGGACCTGTGGATGCCATCCTCTCCAATCCTCCGTATATTGCTGAAGCGGACTGGGCAGGTTTGCAGCCGGAGGTGCGGGACTATGAGCCGCGAGGCGCTTTGCTGGCAGGGCCGCAAGGGATCGAGTTCCATGAACGGCTGATCCATGACTCTAAAGAATTCCTCGCTCCCGGTGGGTTGCTGGTGATGGAACTTGGTCAGAACCAAGCACCACTTGTGCGACGCGCGGTAGAAGAAGCGAAGGGGTACACCGGGCTTCAAACCGTCGAGGACGAAGCGGGGATTGAACGCGTGTTCATTGCGCGGCGTGCGTGTGAGGGGCCAAGTCATGGATGA
- a CDS encoding YciI family protein — MKFVIIGYDGPDGEAKRKVHRAVHLLNLEQLDKQGRVILAGPLADKTGSLLVLEFDSREDAEEFARQDPYTIHGVFERVEIHPFTQIFPTPQE; from the coding sequence ATGAAATTCGTCATCATTGGGTATGATGGGCCGGACGGAGAAGCAAAACGGAAAGTGCATCGTGCCGTCCATCTCCTCAATCTCGAACAGCTTGATAAACAAGGGCGTGTGATCCTCGCTGGGCCTCTGGCCGATAAGACGGGAAGCTTACTCGTCTTAGAATTTGACTCGAGGGAGGATGCTGAGGAATTCGCGCGACAGGATCCCTATACCATTCACGGCGTGTTCGAACGCGTTGAAATTCATCCATTTACGCAGATTTTCCCAACTCCGCAGGAATAA
- the prfA gene encoding peptide chain release factor 1 produces MEVVLLKKWESLASRFHELTDQLMDPSVVSQPMLLRKLSKERTELEPVVTLFEIYHENARQLDDAVQILSDPSAGNELQKMAFEERVELERRQGEIEGQVREFLIPKDPRDEKSLVLEIRAGTGGDEAALFAGELFRLYGKFAEKKGLKVDTVEASETGIGGYKNIVALIEGKGAYGQFKYEAGVHRVQRVPVTEASGRIHTSTVTVAVMPEVDEVDVQIDPKDLRIDTFCSSGAGGQSVNTTYSAVRITHLPTGVVVSCQDERSQLKNRTKAMRTLRARIVEAERERQEAEIAQNRKSQVGSGERSEKIRTYNFPQNRVTDHRVGLTLHKLELVMEGDLEDIVQALKAQQQQVETAKV; encoded by the coding sequence ATGGAAGTCGTACTACTCAAGAAGTGGGAGAGTCTCGCGTCACGATTTCACGAGTTGACTGATCAGCTCATGGATCCGTCCGTCGTCAGCCAGCCGATGCTCTTGCGTAAGTTGAGCAAGGAGCGGACGGAGCTCGAACCGGTCGTGACCCTCTTTGAGATCTATCATGAAAATGCCAGACAGCTCGACGATGCTGTGCAGATCCTCAGTGACCCATCGGCAGGGAATGAGTTGCAAAAAATGGCGTTTGAGGAGCGGGTTGAGCTCGAACGGAGGCAGGGCGAAATTGAGGGACAGGTCAGGGAATTCTTGATTCCGAAAGACCCACGAGATGAAAAGAGTCTGGTACTGGAAATTCGGGCTGGGACGGGCGGGGATGAGGCGGCGCTCTTTGCCGGCGAGCTATTTCGTCTGTACGGCAAATTTGCGGAAAAGAAAGGGCTGAAGGTCGATACTGTCGAGGCGTCAGAGACAGGCATCGGTGGGTATAAAAATATCGTCGCATTAATTGAGGGGAAAGGGGCGTACGGCCAGTTCAAGTATGAGGCCGGTGTTCATCGAGTGCAACGGGTACCTGTGACTGAAGCAAGTGGTCGTATTCACACGTCCACGGTCACAGTTGCCGTCATGCCAGAGGTTGACGAAGTCGATGTGCAGATCGATCCGAAAGACTTGCGCATCGACACATTTTGCTCATCCGGGGCTGGTGGACAGAGTGTGAATACCACATACTCTGCTGTTCGTATTACCCATCTACCGACAGGGGTGGTGGTCTCCTGTCAAGATGAACGATCGCAGCTCAAAAATCGGACGAAGGCCATGCGGACCTTGCGTGCGAGAATTGTCGAAGCTGAGCGGGAGAGGCAAGAGGCCGAGATCGCACAGAACAGGAAGTCACAGGTGGGAAGTGGCGAACGGAGTGAGAAAATCCGAACCTATAATTTCCCACAGAATCGTGTGACGGATCATCGCGTTGGCTTGACGCTTCACAAGCTGGAATTGGTGATGGAAGGTGATCTCGAGGATATTGTTCAGGCTTTGAAAGCGCAACAACAGCAAGTCGAAACTGCAAAGGTCTAA
- a CDS encoding transketolase C-terminal domain-containing protein, whose product MADTHSIIGTKNKKGQTYTDTWKMMNEAPRTPSFYTGSEVIKEAIRRASCDVMIAYPITPQSEAAALIGELFAEGYIGDYFRGESEFAVMSQCAGAAFGGARVFTTTAGPGTMRAMENFPMWSGARLPIQMIVTCRGINSPLSIQPDTLEIAYLLNTGMLVWHAETAQDFFDWILKGYIVSEEPDVHLPLALCCDGFFVTHTKDVVNLTPPDMCLPPYDPYRSPVPCMDMECPPVRMMRDPFVMKSNYISYATHASWQQEIWAAVERSRKHTIHWLNGLVDTENTDADIVIVASGTAVSQGREAIRMLEDEGVRCGLVKVKALRPWPEEEIRQATKNAKHIFVPEFNVTGWLAKEIRATVPNSQRVHAGPHVCGGMTMPPEIIVSEIKTALGMKTFSMAGRGS is encoded by the coding sequence ATGGCAGATACACACTCAATAATTGGCACCAAGAATAAAAAAGGCCAGACCTATACCGATACCTGGAAAATGATGAACGAGGCGCCGCGGACGCCTTCCTTCTATACAGGCAGCGAAGTCATCAAAGAAGCCATCCGTCGGGCAAGCTGCGATGTCATGATCGCCTACCCAATCACCCCACAGAGTGAAGCCGCCGCATTAATCGGTGAATTATTCGCCGAAGGCTATATCGGAGACTACTTCCGCGGAGAGAGCGAGTTTGCCGTGATGTCGCAATGTGCAGGAGCTGCATTCGGTGGAGCCCGCGTGTTTACAACGACAGCAGGCCCTGGCACCATGCGCGCCATGGAAAATTTTCCGATGTGGTCCGGCGCCAGGTTGCCTATTCAAATGATTGTGACGTGTCGGGGGATCAACTCACCCCTGTCAATTCAACCGGATACGCTCGAAATTGCGTATCTGCTGAATACTGGCATGTTGGTATGGCATGCGGAGACGGCTCAAGACTTTTTTGATTGGATCCTGAAGGGATACATCGTGTCTGAAGAGCCCGATGTCCACCTCCCACTCGCGCTATGTTGTGACGGATTTTTTGTGACGCATACAAAGGATGTGGTGAACCTCACACCTCCCGACATGTGCCTTCCACCATATGACCCTTATCGATCACCTGTACCATGTATGGATATGGAATGTCCTCCCGTGCGCATGATGCGCGATCCGTTCGTAATGAAGAGCAACTACATCAGCTACGCAACACATGCTAGCTGGCAGCAAGAGATCTGGGCCGCAGTTGAACGCTCACGTAAACACACGATCCATTGGTTGAATGGCCTGGTCGATACAGAGAATACGGACGCGGACATCGTAATCGTGGCTTCAGGCACCGCTGTTTCGCAAGGCCGTGAAGCAATCCGCATGCTGGAAGACGAAGGCGTGCGATGCGGCCTGGTAAAGGTGAAGGCCCTACGCCCGTGGCCTGAGGAAGAGATTCGACAGGCCACCAAGAATGCAAAACACATCTTTGTACCGGAATTCAATGTGACCGGCTGGCTGGCCAAAGAAATTCGCGCTACGGTTCCAAACTCCCAGCGTGTCCATGCTGGCCCTCACGTCTGTGGCGGAATGACCATGCCGCCAGAAATTATCGTATCGGAAATCAAGACCGCCCTAGGGATGAAAACATTCTCCATGGCTGGTCGTGGAAGCTGA
- a CDS encoding carbon monoxide dehydrogenase beta subunit family protein — translation MSDYRVLPGPEHFLPPAAASMGIRLPNPGEAHINGVITSEDKAYEEAARQFLMAKVPTIFPGPLVLWAWNEKAAKKATAVRHLFNTLKECVQPEQKPMLIPMPDYRPKYPKINPEVEINPNHPNLTIWHNKIDCCMFIGVHCHQANLSLKIIRGGTSCYTVAMCAQAGHEDAMLSFRDASVEKIMRLADTVKRLKGTVQPRLTSAKNGASS, via the coding sequence ATGAGTGACTATCGTGTGCTCCCAGGCCCCGAACACTTTCTTCCCCCGGCTGCAGCAAGTATGGGAATTCGCTTGCCCAATCCAGGAGAAGCTCATATCAATGGTGTCATCACTTCAGAAGATAAGGCCTATGAAGAGGCTGCTCGCCAATTTTTGATGGCGAAGGTTCCAACTATCTTCCCAGGGCCACTCGTTCTCTGGGCATGGAATGAGAAGGCTGCGAAGAAAGCCACAGCTGTTCGTCATCTCTTCAATACTCTGAAGGAATGCGTGCAGCCTGAGCAAAAACCGATGCTGATTCCTATGCCCGACTATCGTCCCAAATATCCCAAAATCAATCCAGAGGTTGAGATCAACCCGAATCACCCGAATTTAACAATCTGGCATAATAAAATTGATTGTTGCATGTTCATTGGCGTCCATTGCCACCAGGCCAATCTATCACTGAAGATCATTCGTGGTGGTACCTCTTGCTATACCGTTGCCATGTGTGCCCAGGCAGGTCATGAAGACGCAATGCTTTCATTCCGTGATGCCTCGGTCGAGAAGATTATGAGATTGGCCGATACTGTAAAACGATTGAAAGGGACGGTCCAACCACGGCTGACATCAGCCAAGAATGGGGCTTCAAGTTAA
- the rpmE gene encoding 50S ribosomal protein L31, with protein MQKGIHPVYREATIHCACGNSFKTRTTIGDISVDICSNCHPFFTGTQKIVDTEGRVERFKKKYAKKGK; from the coding sequence ATGCAGAAGGGTATTCATCCAGTCTATCGAGAGGCGACAATTCACTGCGCGTGTGGGAATTCGTTTAAGACCCGTACGACTATCGGTGATATCAGCGTCGATATTTGCTCCAATTGCCATCCGTTCTTCACCGGAACGCAGAAAATCGTCGATACGGAAGGGCGAGTTGAGCGGTTTAAGAAGAAGTACGCGAAGAAGGGCAAGTAG
- the murA gene encoding UDP-N-acetylglucosamine 1-carboxyvinyltransferase, whose protein sequence is MDEILINGGNRLSGEVRISGAKNSALPILASTILSGGECVITNLPRVVDVLTMGKLLGILGATVSHEGNRAVIQSDLIASTEAPYDLVKTMRASVLVLGPLVARCGEAKVSLPGGCAIGSRPVNLHLTGLAKLGAEISIEHGYITAKAKRLRGARIYCDTPTVTGTENLMMAASLADGVTMLENAAKEPEIVDLAQFLVKRGARIHGAGTDVITIEGVPQLHGGDHDVIPDRIEAGTYLAAGAMTRGEVTVTHCYPSHLEAVLMKLREAGADVEEKQDRVHLAMPGLLRGTDIKTLPFPGFPTDMQAQMVALMSLAEGTSVITETVFESRFMHVEELRRMGADIRVEGNRLVVTGRKTLTGAPVMASDLRASAGLIVAGLAAEGVTQIQRVYHLDRGYERLEEKLRALGADIQRRPMTTKMQ, encoded by the coding sequence ATGGATGAGATTCTTATTAACGGGGGCAACCGGCTTTCCGGTGAAGTCCGAATCAGCGGGGCGAAGAATTCCGCACTCCCCATCTTGGCCTCGACCATTCTCAGCGGTGGAGAATGTGTCATCACCAACCTCCCTAGGGTCGTTGATGTGCTGACGATGGGAAAGCTCCTGGGGATCCTTGGGGCAACGGTCTCACACGAGGGTAACCGAGCAGTAATTCAATCGGACCTGATCGCATCAACGGAAGCACCGTACGATCTCGTCAAGACCATGCGAGCCTCGGTTCTGGTCTTAGGGCCGTTGGTGGCACGATGTGGTGAGGCAAAGGTTTCTCTGCCCGGCGGCTGCGCGATCGGCTCCCGGCCAGTGAATCTGCACTTGACCGGATTGGCAAAGTTAGGGGCTGAGATTTCCATCGAACATGGCTATATCACGGCCAAAGCCAAGCGCCTGAGAGGCGCACGCATTTACTGCGATACCCCGACGGTAACCGGAACCGAAAACCTCATGATGGCGGCGTCACTGGCTGATGGGGTGACCATGCTCGAGAATGCGGCGAAGGAACCGGAAATTGTGGATCTGGCTCAATTCCTCGTCAAACGCGGCGCGCGGATTCATGGGGCGGGCACCGATGTGATCACCATCGAAGGAGTACCACAACTTCATGGTGGCGATCATGATGTCATCCCCGATCGTATCGAAGCAGGGACATACTTGGCGGCGGGGGCCATGACGCGCGGGGAGGTCACGGTGACGCACTGCTACCCCAGTCATCTTGAGGCGGTTCTGATGAAGTTGCGGGAAGCGGGAGCTGATGTGGAGGAGAAGCAGGATAGGGTGCACCTGGCTATGCCGGGCCTCCTAAGAGGGACTGATATAAAGACCTTGCCGTTCCCAGGGTTTCCGACCGATATGCAGGCGCAGATGGTGGCGCTGATGAGTCTTGCGGAAGGGACAAGTGTCATCACGGAGACCGTGTTTGAAAGTCGATTTATGCATGTGGAAGAGCTGCGTCGGATGGGTGCTGATATTCGGGTGGAGGGAAACCGACTCGTGGTGACCGGCCGCAAGACCCTGACCGGGGCACCGGTGATGGCATCCGATCTACGCGCCAGCGCCGGGCTCATTGTGGCGGGGTTAGCCGCTGAGGGGGTGACGCAGATTCAACGTGTCTATCATCTCGATCGTGGATATGAACGGCTTGAAGAGAAGCTGCGGGCCCTAGGCGCGGACATCCAGCGCCGACCGATGACGACAAAGATGCAGTAG
- a CDS encoding tetratricopeptide repeat protein, with product MGDSDTLAAAEERVLQRAQRKAVEEAGLYIESTFLDREKTEAGGSVQISSLEIRTIAGAITKTEILESRRTFVNDRPNLYVRIRAIIDLDSLQAAVQKWHLEQRLTEHYRRLQKENASLKTQIETLRALPSGVRTLTVQPVSHNTRPQAQARTFLKKAMTIQDLPLKLELTSRAAALDPKFVDPLILRGQTYLSLASVAHSNKRRLSEYSEYVDSARMDFDRALRIDPHNIWALLGEGDVYTWLNRPQEAIPVFEQALELAPFFDLARLRLITLYTAEAKKLVALRQWSLALSVLQKCLLPHLHESWIPYQKESYLLRSTIYQQLKQPILAIEDLSTILRVDPSDKQALEARAQLYQDAMLGHSAKNDLSQACKLGSIMACNQLPIDNISEANHSSLSRSAAP from the coding sequence ATGGGAGATAGCGACACCCTTGCTGCAGCAGAGGAGCGGGTACTCCAACGGGCCCAACGTAAGGCAGTGGAGGAAGCTGGGCTGTATATCGAATCTACTTTCCTAGATAGAGAAAAAACCGAAGCCGGCGGGAGCGTCCAGATAAGCTCGTTGGAGATTCGAACCATCGCCGGGGCGATCACAAAAACTGAAATTCTTGAGTCTCGTCGCACCTTCGTAAATGATCGCCCTAATTTGTACGTCAGGATCCGCGCAATCATCGATCTGGACAGCCTACAGGCAGCGGTTCAAAAATGGCATTTGGAACAGCGACTTACGGAACATTATCGTCGCCTTCAAAAAGAGAACGCCTCTCTCAAGACCCAGATTGAAACTCTCAGAGCCTTACCATCGGGGGTGCGAACCCTCACGGTCCAACCGGTCAGCCATAACACTAGACCTCAAGCGCAAGCTCGAACCTTTCTCAAGAAAGCGATGACGATTCAAGACCTCCCTCTGAAACTCGAGTTGACCTCGCGAGCAGCTGCGCTAGACCCTAAATTTGTCGATCCGCTTATCCTGCGCGGTCAGACCTACCTGAGCCTCGCATCTGTTGCCCATTCGAACAAGAGAAGGCTAAGCGAATATTCAGAGTATGTCGACAGTGCCCGAATGGATTTTGACCGTGCACTCCGTATCGACCCCCACAACATCTGGGCCCTTCTTGGAGAAGGTGATGTCTATACCTGGCTGAATCGACCCCAGGAAGCCATACCGGTATTTGAGCAAGCACTGGAATTGGCCCCTTTCTTTGATCTTGCACGGCTCCGGCTGATCACCCTGTATACTGCTGAGGCCAAAAAACTAGTAGCTCTTAGACAATGGTCCCTCGCCCTTTCTGTCTTACAAAAATGCCTCCTACCCCACCTACACGAGAGCTGGATTCCCTACCAAAAGGAATCATATCTTCTCAGAAGCACAATCTATCAACAGTTGAAGCAACCAATCCTTGCAATCGAGGACCTCAGTACCATCCTCAGGGTTGACCCATCTGATAAACAGGCCTTGGAGGCAAGGGCGCAACTCTACCAAGATGCGATGCTGGGACATTCTGCTAAAAATGACCTCTCACAGGCCTGCAAACTTGGATCAATCATGGCCTGCAATCAACTTCCTATAGACAACATTTCTGAAGCGAATCATTCTTCACTCTCTAGGAGTGCAGCACCTTAG
- the rho gene encoding transcription termination factor Rho translates to MHLAELKQKSIADLNDVARELKIEGAANLRKQELIFAILQAQTEKNGVVFGEGVLETLPDGFGFLRAPDSNYLPGPDDIYISPSQIRRFNLRTGDIVSGQIRPPKESERYFALLKVEKVNYEDPEVARDKILFDNLTPLYPEERLNLEFDREEYCTRVMDLTTPIGKGQRGLIVAAPRTGKTMLLQAIARAILKNHKEVTLIVLLIDERPEEVTDWQRQVKAEVISSTFDEPAQRHAQVAEMVLEKAKRLVEHKKDVVILLDSITRLARAYNTIAPPSGKVLSGGLDSNALQRPKRFFGAARNIENGGSLTIMATALVDTGSRMDDVIFEEFKGTGNMEVHLDRRLADKRLFPAIDISQSGTRKEELLVDKDRLNKMWILRKVLSPLGTMEAMEFLMDKIGGTKNNQEFLQSMNR, encoded by the coding sequence ATGCATCTTGCCGAACTGAAGCAGAAGTCCATCGCCGATCTGAATGATGTGGCGAGAGAACTGAAGATTGAAGGAGCTGCCAACTTAAGAAAGCAGGAGCTCATTTTTGCGATCCTGCAGGCCCAAACGGAAAAGAATGGGGTGGTCTTTGGAGAGGGTGTATTAGAAACATTGCCTGACGGGTTCGGCTTTCTCCGGGCACCCGATTCGAATTATCTCCCTGGGCCTGACGATATTTATATCTCTCCGTCCCAGATTCGGCGGTTTAATCTTCGTACCGGTGACATCGTCTCGGGTCAAATCCGTCCCCCTAAAGAGAGTGAACGATATTTTGCGTTGCTCAAGGTGGAAAAGGTTAACTACGAAGATCCTGAGGTTGCACGGGATAAGATCCTGTTTGACAACCTAACTCCATTGTATCCAGAGGAACGGCTCAATCTTGAATTTGACCGAGAGGAATACTGCACTCGCGTCATGGATCTGACGACTCCGATCGGTAAGGGGCAACGTGGATTGATCGTAGCCGCGCCTCGTACCGGGAAGACGATGTTGCTGCAGGCCATTGCTCGCGCGATCCTCAAAAACCACAAGGAAGTGACGCTGATCGTGCTCTTGATTGATGAACGACCGGAAGAGGTGACTGATTGGCAGCGCCAGGTCAAGGCTGAGGTTATCAGCTCCACGTTCGATGAACCCGCTCAGCGGCATGCGCAGGTAGCCGAAATGGTGCTAGAGAAAGCCAAGCGTTTGGTCGAACACAAGAAAGACGTCGTTATCTTGTTGGATAGTATCACGAGGCTTGCTCGGGCCTACAATACCATTGCGCCTCCGAGCGGTAAGGTGCTCTCAGGTGGGTTGGATTCCAATGCGTTGCAGCGGCCGAAACGTTTCTTTGGCGCAGCTCGAAATATTGAGAATGGTGGCAGTTTGACGATTATGGCGACGGCGTTGGTTGATACGGGTAGCCGTATGGATGACGTCATTTTTGAGGAATTCAAAGGGACCGGCAACATGGAAGTGCATTTGGATCGTCGTCTGGCCGACAAACGACTCTTCCCGGCGATTGATATCAGTCAGTCTGGGACAAGAAAAGAAGAGTTGTTGGTGGACAAGGATCGACTTAACAAGATGTGGATTCTGCGCAAGGTCCTTAGTCCATTGGGGACGATGGAAGCGATGGAGTTTCTCATGGATAAGATCGGCGGAACCAAAAATAACCAGGAGTTTCTGCAGTCCATGAATCGTTAA
- a CDS encoding thiamine pyrophosphate-dependent enzyme has product MSKERIQISEALYDIMPSDYQDLVKSATYGKEDRGWKDIGTSKELIEQHSLCAGCPESMAFRYILASLPNPEDTVMVGSTGCTSLVFPMVAVHNIHSLFGNQNAVASGLKRALSVRFPGRVKDVVVLAGDGATVDIGLDMTLQAWFRQEKFTTICFDNELYANTGGQESGLMQKGFVAKMAPVGKLFDKVRLPEIARESGCHYVVNCTVSKPSLVEKVIRNAVHVAREIGPTYLQLYTPCILEIGKNSMEGLQEMRDSEKPTERFAYKEYISEPAKQLLAELAAKDKERKAAAKQLAGQASA; this is encoded by the coding sequence ATGAGCAAAGAGCGTATACAAATTTCCGAGGCCCTGTACGATATTATGCCGTCGGACTATCAAGATCTTGTGAAGAGTGCGACCTACGGCAAAGAAGATCGTGGCTGGAAAGATATTGGAACCTCAAAAGAGCTGATTGAACAGCACTCGCTATGTGCTGGCTGTCCGGAATCAATGGCCTTCCGATACATCTTAGCTTCACTGCCGAACCCGGAAGATACGGTCATGGTCGGATCAACCGGCTGTACCAGTTTGGTCTTCCCGATGGTTGCCGTTCATAACATCCATTCCCTGTTCGGCAATCAGAATGCAGTCGCATCCGGTCTGAAGCGTGCGCTGAGCGTCAGATTCCCTGGCAGAGTGAAGGATGTCGTCGTCCTTGCTGGTGACGGAGCTACGGTCGACATCGGTTTGGATATGACATTGCAGGCCTGGTTCCGGCAGGAAAAGTTCACCACCATCTGCTTCGACAACGAACTTTACGCCAATACTGGTGGTCAGGAAAGCGGACTCATGCAAAAGGGATTCGTCGCAAAGATGGCACCAGTTGGCAAGTTATTTGATAAGGTACGGCTGCCCGAGATCGCCCGCGAGTCCGGCTGCCATTATGTCGTCAATTGCACGGTCAGCAAGCCATCGCTCGTCGAAAAAGTCATTCGAAATGCAGTGCATGTGGCCCGAGAAATCGGCCCAACCTATCTCCAGCTTTATACGCCATGCATTCTTGAAATTGGCAAGAACAGCATGGAGGGGTTGCAGGAAATGCGCGACTCGGAAAAGCCAACTGAACGGTTCGCTTACAAGGAATATATCAGCGAACCAGCCAAACAATTGCTTGCAGAATTGGCAGCAAAGGATAAAGAGCGGAAAGCCGCCGCCAAGCAGCTGGCAGGGCAGGCATCCGCATAG
- a CDS encoding DUF2203 domain-containing protein translates to MLHRNYDYLMAHGENEITPERVFSLSEANHLIPQLQKHLSTVQEGKEVLVRTREEVSRASANAVFGGGTAVGRPYVKSLLDISTHLQAIHELGVVVKDIDLGLCDFPHIREGRVVYLCWKLGEKEVRWWHEVTNGYKDRRPIEEDPSEI, encoded by the coding sequence ATGCTACACAGAAATTACGACTACCTTATGGCACATGGAGAAAACGAGATAACTCCGGAGCGGGTCTTCTCCCTCTCAGAGGCGAACCACCTGATCCCTCAACTACAGAAGCACCTCTCGACTGTTCAAGAAGGGAAAGAGGTGCTCGTAAGAACCAGAGAGGAAGTGAGCAGGGCTTCTGCCAACGCGGTCTTTGGAGGCGGCACAGCGGTAGGGAGACCGTATGTAAAAAGCCTCCTGGACATCAGCACCCATCTCCAAGCCATCCATGAGCTAGGCGTCGTTGTAAAGGACATTGACCTAGGGCTCTGCGACTTCCCACATATTCGGGAGGGCCGAGTCGTCTATCTGTGCTGGAAACTTGGTGAAAAAGAAGTCCGCTGGTGGCACGAGGTTACCAACGGCTATAAAGATCGTCGTCCCATCGAAGAAGATCCGTCCGAAATCTAA